A single Paenibacillus sp. FSL R5-0517 DNA region contains:
- a CDS encoding Ger(x)C family spore germination protein, whose translation MRIYRVLLMPILCCVLLSGCWDRIEINDLAIVLATGIDYEDGKVQLTSQIFIPRKASAGDSSGSGGSPSGVTMIRTAEGLTIAEALNRLQRKVPRNMFWGHCEVIIISEQAGKRGIREYIDFFLRYPQFREHAYVFSSERAAKDILALLDPLERSSAESLREMANLKLGTRITALELGKSIEGPGSSVILSRMLILPPEPDQDKLTTTPYVKGLSLYKEDRYVKTVKEPLSVGVLLLAKELNNIIMPVEFKPLKGSFSIQPIEIQTVLKPRIVNQQWSMKVDIQTRGEVVLNTTEADLTDPAVLSKLEQEWSAKLTTLAHDALEMAQKELRTDFFKFAVEFRRYYPNQWKKQEKNWETIYPELDVEVKVDAHVVRTGKSTGPQGIPDEDEN comes from the coding sequence TTGCGAATATATAGAGTACTACTAATGCCAATATTGTGTTGTGTACTTTTAAGTGGATGCTGGGATCGCATTGAGATTAACGATTTGGCTATCGTGCTGGCTACGGGTATAGATTACGAAGATGGCAAAGTGCAACTGACTTCACAGATTTTCATTCCGCGAAAGGCCAGTGCAGGAGATAGCAGTGGGAGCGGAGGCAGTCCAAGCGGGGTTACGATGATTCGAACAGCGGAAGGACTTACAATTGCTGAGGCATTGAATCGGTTACAACGTAAGGTTCCCCGGAATATGTTCTGGGGCCACTGCGAAGTCATCATCATTAGTGAGCAAGCCGGTAAACGCGGTATCCGCGAGTACATCGATTTCTTCCTGCGTTATCCCCAGTTTAGGGAGCATGCATATGTCTTTTCCAGCGAAAGGGCGGCAAAAGATATCCTTGCCTTGCTTGATCCTCTGGAGCGGAGTTCTGCTGAATCGCTGCGTGAGATGGCCAATCTGAAGCTGGGTACACGGATTACCGCTCTTGAACTAGGTAAATCGATCGAAGGTCCAGGCAGCTCGGTCATCTTGTCTCGCATGTTAATCTTACCCCCGGAGCCCGATCAGGATAAACTGACAACCACCCCATATGTAAAAGGTTTGAGCTTGTATAAGGAGGATCGCTACGTCAAGACGGTCAAAGAACCACTAAGCGTAGGTGTACTATTACTTGCAAAAGAACTGAACAACATTATCATGCCTGTTGAATTTAAGCCGTTAAAAGGTTCTTTTTCGATCCAACCCATTGAAATCCAAACGGTCTTGAAACCTCGGATTGTAAATCAACAGTGGAGTATGAAGGTCGACATCCAAACCCGGGGAGAAGTGGTGTTAAATACAACGGAGGCCGATCTGACTGATCCCGCTGTTTTATCTAAACTGGAACAGGAATGGTCAGCTAAGCTTACAACACTGGCTCATGATGCTTTAGAGATGGCCCAGAAGGAGTTGCGCACCGATTTCTTCAAATTTGCTGTTGAATTCCGCAGATATTATCCGAACCAATGGAAGAAGCAGGAGAAGAACTGGGAAACCATCTATCCTGAATTGGACGTGGAAGTCAAAGTGGATGCACATGTAGTACGTACCGGGAAATCTACAGGCCCGCAGGGGATACCTGATGAGGACGAAAATTGA
- a CDS encoding helix-turn-helix domain-containing protein — translation MQSQPNDRIKVHPGFWAGLYQLGIGAEDIARTAQLSLETINKPVVTQSQYFAIWQAYSDLIGDTAEGIIKLATGYEISKYPPPVLAMYHARDYRDALNRMVRYKQMCPPESLQITEAGEECIIELEWLHKELTGPPLLVGITLAFLLELGRRGTGQPLMAKRVEFSQPMGNVYTLEAYFGCRVETNSNYNRLTLERRDLSLAFLSYNEELLEILTPALDRSLNEQKNSHSITEVVKWILQRNLTGKRPDIQAVAKELRMSDRTLQRRLTEENTNFKQLLTEARREQAREYLADPSLDIKEVAFLVGYEDQNSFYRAFRSWEGDTPSNWRVRH, via the coding sequence ATGCAATCTCAACCGAATGATCGAATTAAAGTTCACCCAGGCTTTTGGGCCGGATTATATCAATTGGGAATTGGTGCAGAAGACATCGCTCGGACAGCACAACTATCTCTCGAAACAATAAATAAACCTGTAGTGACCCAATCTCAGTACTTTGCAATCTGGCAGGCTTACTCTGATCTCATAGGGGACACCGCCGAGGGCATCATCAAACTTGCAACCGGATATGAGATATCCAAGTATCCTCCGCCTGTGCTGGCGATGTACCATGCTCGTGATTATCGTGATGCGTTGAATCGAATGGTCCGTTACAAGCAAATGTGTCCTCCCGAGAGTTTGCAGATTACCGAAGCAGGGGAGGAATGTATCATTGAACTCGAATGGTTACATAAGGAGCTAACAGGTCCGCCATTATTGGTCGGTATTACGCTGGCATTTCTGCTTGAACTTGGACGTAGGGGTACAGGCCAGCCTTTGATGGCCAAAAGGGTCGAGTTCTCCCAACCGATGGGCAACGTATATACGCTTGAAGCTTACTTTGGCTGCCGAGTTGAGACGAACTCCAACTATAATCGGCTGACGCTGGAGCGAAGAGATCTGAGTCTTGCATTTCTCTCGTATAACGAGGAGTTACTGGAGATTCTGACCCCGGCTCTGGATCGGTCGCTGAACGAACAGAAGAACAGTCATTCCATTACTGAAGTGGTCAAATGGATCTTGCAACGCAACCTCACAGGAAAGCGCCCTGACATCCAGGCGGTCGCCAAAGAACTTCGTATGAGTGATCGTACCTTGCAACGGCGACTGACGGAAGAAAATACAAACTTCAAGCAATTATTAACCGAAGCCAGACGTGAGCAGGCCAGGGAGTACCTGGCAGATCCTTCGCTCGATATCAAAGAGGTCGCATTCCTGGTTGGATATGAAGACCAGAATTCGTTCTATCGTGCGTTTCGGAGCTGGGAAGGAGATACGCCATCGAATTGGCGTGTCAGGCATTAA
- a CDS encoding spore germination protein, which yields MDTSQITQQNLPLTGHLAIDQEMLSSVFAGCSDVMFHTFQTACHTSALCVYCVGLCDTERLERQVLTPLQEMGIEAAQVPLASVKSVETTTQAVQAILEGEALLLLEGSMIGTTYPLYKAENRSTEEPLAESTVRGARDGFTESLTMNVSLLRKRLKTPALKLHTRNMGDRTNTSISLVYMEGIIDPKLVKEVKTRLSDLKLRDVLESQYIEEGIVDQRYSPFPQMIATERPDVVASNLLEGRFAIFVDGTPFTLIAPVTIFSMLQSPEDYYQNVFMSVFVRWLRYIFFVLSMLLPSAYVAITTFHQEMIPTVLLLSIARAREEIPFPALVEALIMEIAFEALREAGVRLPKQVGSAVSIVGALIIGQAATSAGIVSAPMIIIVAITGIASFMIPRYAASIATRLLRFPMMFLAGTLGLTGVMLGVILVVIHLSSLRSFGTPYLSPVAPTMSKELKDVWWRPAPRNKPD from the coding sequence ATGGACACATCACAGATAACACAACAGAACCTGCCGTTAACCGGACATCTTGCTATTGATCAGGAAATGTTAAGCTCCGTTTTTGCAGGTTGCTCGGATGTTATGTTTCATACATTCCAAACCGCATGCCATACTTCAGCACTATGTGTATATTGTGTGGGTTTATGCGATACAGAGCGGCTGGAGAGACAAGTTCTAACCCCCCTTCAGGAAATGGGGATTGAAGCTGCGCAGGTTCCCCTGGCTTCAGTTAAAAGTGTTGAAACAACTACTCAGGCGGTGCAGGCGATATTAGAGGGGGAAGCTTTGTTACTACTGGAAGGTTCAATGATTGGAACTACATACCCTCTATACAAAGCTGAAAATCGTTCAACCGAGGAACCTTTAGCTGAATCGACCGTGCGCGGTGCACGGGATGGATTCACAGAATCGTTAACGATGAATGTATCTCTTCTTCGCAAACGTCTTAAGACACCTGCATTGAAGCTTCATACACGTAATATGGGAGATCGAACCAACACCAGTATTTCACTTGTATACATGGAGGGAATTATCGACCCCAAGCTGGTAAAGGAAGTGAAGACACGACTTTCGGATTTAAAACTTCGTGACGTACTGGAGAGTCAGTACATTGAAGAAGGCATTGTTGATCAGCGGTACTCCCCATTTCCACAGATGATTGCGACGGAGCGTCCGGATGTTGTCGCTTCCAACTTGCTGGAAGGTCGCTTTGCTATTTTTGTGGACGGAACGCCTTTCACTCTTATTGCGCCAGTGACCATCTTTTCCATGTTACAATCCCCCGAAGATTATTATCAAAATGTGTTTATGAGTGTTTTTGTACGCTGGCTGCGATACATTTTTTTTGTGTTATCCATGCTGCTCCCATCCGCTTATGTAGCAATTACGACGTTTCATCAGGAGATGATTCCGACCGTATTGCTTCTCAGTATTGCGCGGGCGAGAGAAGAGATCCCTTTTCCTGCACTGGTGGAAGCGCTCATTATGGAAATCGCCTTTGAAGCACTGCGGGAGGCGGGCGTCCGATTGCCGAAGCAGGTCGGATCTGCAGTCAGTATCGTGGGAGCTTTAATTATTGGTCAAGCGGCGACGAGTGCCGGAATTGTGTCAGCCCCCATGATTATCATTGTTGCGATAACCGGTATCGCTTCTTTCATGATCCCTCGTTACGCTGCCAGCATTGCGACCCGATTACTGCGTTTTCCTATGATGTTTCTGGCGGGAACGCTGGGACTCACAGGTGTCATGTTGGGAGTTATCCTGGTTGTCATTCATCTGAGCAGTCTTCGTTCATTCGGAACACCTTATCTGTCACCAGTAGCCCCTACGATGAGCAAGGAACTCAAGGATGTATGGTGGCGTCCAGCACCAAGGAACAAACCGGATTAG
- a CDS encoding SDR family NAD(P)-dependent oxidoreductase, which produces MDMGLKEKTALVTGSTKGIGKAIAMELAQEGVHVLINGRNDEEVEHTVREIKTTFPDTSPQKATADLVDQAQRQFLFEKFPEVDILINSMGIYEIMKYEELNDEVWERYFRINVLAANGLSQFYLPKMMKNNDGRIIFIASEEALMPSGQMPQYCMTKSMLLSLSKSLSKLTAGTDVTINTILPGPTLSENVREIIEGIYPDETLTFEEKEKDFMIKNLPQSELQRFIKPSEIGRLAAFVCSPYASAFRGSPIRMDGGMVPTIF; this is translated from the coding sequence ATGGATATGGGACTAAAAGAGAAAACAGCCTTAGTTACAGGATCAACAAAAGGAATTGGTAAGGCGATTGCCATGGAACTTGCCCAAGAAGGTGTTCATGTGCTGATTAATGGACGCAATGATGAAGAGGTGGAACATACCGTTCGTGAAATCAAGACCACTTTTCCAGACACCTCTCCGCAGAAGGCCACGGCTGATCTTGTAGATCAAGCGCAACGCCAATTTTTATTTGAGAAATTTCCCGAAGTTGATATATTAATCAATAGCATGGGCATATATGAGATCATGAAATATGAAGAATTGAATGATGAAGTGTGGGAGAGATATTTCCGTATTAATGTGTTGGCTGCCAATGGCTTGTCTCAATTTTATTTACCTAAAATGATGAAGAACAATGACGGGCGCATTATTTTCATCGCAAGTGAAGAAGCCCTAATGCCCTCAGGCCAGATGCCCCAGTATTGCATGACCAAGTCAATGCTACTGTCATTATCCAAAAGTTTGTCCAAACTGACAGCAGGCACCGACGTTACGATTAATACGATCCTGCCAGGCCCAACACTGTCCGAAAACGTACGGGAAATCATTGAGGGCATATACCCAGATGAGACGTTGACTTTCGAGGAAAAAGAGAAAGACTTTATGATAAAAAATCTGCCTCAGTCTGAATTACAGCGCTTCATCAAACCAAGTGAAATAGGCAGACTCGCCGCTTTTGTATGCAGCCCGTATGCATCAGCTTTTCGAGGCTCTCCCATCCGTATGGACGGGGGCATGGTACCCACCATATTCTAA
- a CDS encoding endospore germination permease — translation MLTDKGKISETQLAFMIFPAILATAILSVPGITMHYAGHDMWLSPIIGSLIGFAAVAISIGLDRLYPGKTLIQSSVSIAGRIFGKLIGLVYIIFLPHLTGLIIRTYGEFIVNNALPRTPLFVVMGTMVAVCALNVRLGIEVVGRTSQIFVTLLIVLLSLIFILLIGELTPAELFPFMENGPLPSIKGALAPAAWFSEYIVIAFLLPYVNRRKRTTRVMLGSLILTTTAMTVINLFCLFLIGDLTDSFVYPVMIAARYITIADFLQHIESLIIAVWIFGIFVKISVFLYIFATSTAEWFGLKDYKPVVVPLSFLCMVYAYWVVSGGSGTSSLIGPSANLYTISILLILPAMIYGVAWLKKGWAHFRKNQANT, via the coding sequence ATGTTAACTGACAAAGGAAAAATATCAGAGACTCAATTGGCATTCATGATCTTTCCTGCCATTCTCGCAACAGCCATCTTGTCTGTTCCTGGAATTACAATGCATTATGCAGGTCATGACATGTGGCTCTCTCCAATTATAGGCTCCCTTATTGGTTTTGCAGCGGTAGCGATCTCTATCGGACTGGATCGCCTGTACCCCGGAAAAACGCTCATTCAATCGAGTGTATCGATTGCGGGACGTATCTTTGGAAAATTAATAGGATTGGTGTATATCATTTTTTTGCCCCATTTGACGGGCTTGATTATACGGACGTACGGTGAATTCATCGTTAACAATGCACTTCCGCGGACTCCGCTATTCGTTGTAATGGGGACGATGGTTGCGGTGTGTGCGCTGAATGTCAGACTAGGAATCGAAGTAGTTGGACGCACGTCTCAAATCTTTGTGACCCTGCTTATCGTGTTGCTTAGTCTAATCTTCATTCTATTGATCGGGGAACTGACTCCAGCGGAATTATTCCCTTTCATGGAGAACGGACCGCTACCTAGCATTAAAGGAGCCCTTGCTCCTGCTGCATGGTTTAGTGAATACATCGTAATTGCCTTCTTGCTTCCTTATGTCAATCGTAGAAAACGCACAACACGAGTTATGTTGGGTTCCCTTATACTAACGACAACCGCAATGACGGTAATCAATCTGTTTTGCCTTTTTTTAATTGGAGATCTGACGGATAGCTTTGTATATCCGGTTATGATTGCCGCAAGATACATAACCATTGCAGACTTTCTGCAACATATTGAATCCCTGATTATTGCGGTTTGGATTTTTGGAATCTTCGTCAAGATTTCTGTTTTTCTTTATATTTTTGCGACATCCACAGCAGAATGGTTCGGTTTGAAGGATTACAAACCCGTCGTTGTGCCGCTTTCGTTTCTATGCATGGTTTATGCCTACTGGGTTGTGTCCGGCGGATCAGGTACATCCAGTCTGATTGGCCCTTCAGCTAATTTGTATACGATCAGCATTTTATTAATCCTTCCGGCTATGATCTACGGTGTCGCATGGCTGAAGAAAGGGTGGGCACATTTTCGAAAGAATCAAGCGAACACCTGA
- a CDS encoding ATP-binding protein translates to MLKTEFIDVLSIVSHKLYDSAANVMDTASRLIPANTFCIAQLDHLSTKVLNVYNRDKLILGEGLVVENAESYCALVTEHIQGPLVINNNLTHPLTKHMDATEFVGGCSFVGVPIHNENGEIYGSLCSFDQDFYSYQQRDVDLLLSLSSFFTSLLEMETTLQQLKQAEETAAKVLEEKNNLLAVLSHEIRTPMNGVLAMANLLQSTRLNDDQSLYVNVIESSGTSLLSMMDQILDYSKAEAGAISLEINPYSVTETVDHVLQLFSSEAQKKGIRLYAEYNINDHVMLMGDQHKVRQILINLVGNALKFTEKGEVCISAQVSADKKGLLHATYEIQDTGIGIPQDCQDLLFKSYSQIHGNSGKYGGTGLGLSICKQLAEFMGGVVWLKDSSDLGSQFVFNISSIAPPSMRISR, encoded by the coding sequence ATGTTAAAAACAGAATTCATTGATGTACTATCTATAGTCTCACATAAATTATATGATTCGGCTGCTAATGTTATGGACACGGCAAGCAGGTTAATTCCAGCAAATACGTTTTGTATTGCCCAGTTGGATCACCTGTCCACCAAAGTTCTGAACGTATATAATCGTGACAAACTAATTCTGGGTGAGGGACTAGTCGTTGAAAACGCCGAGTCATACTGTGCGCTTGTGACAGAACATATCCAAGGCCCGTTGGTGATAAATAATAATCTTACTCATCCTTTAACCAAACATATGGATGCTACAGAATTCGTAGGCGGTTGTTCATTTGTAGGGGTACCTATACATAATGAGAACGGAGAGATTTACGGCTCCCTCTGCTCATTTGATCAGGATTTCTATTCCTATCAGCAAAGAGACGTGGATCTGCTTCTCTCCTTGTCTTCATTCTTCACAAGTCTTCTTGAGATGGAAACGACGCTACAGCAGTTAAAACAAGCGGAAGAAACCGCTGCAAAAGTACTTGAAGAAAAGAACAATTTGTTGGCAGTGCTCAGCCACGAAATCCGTACACCAATGAATGGTGTTCTTGCGATGGCCAATCTGTTACAATCTACCCGGCTAAATGACGACCAGTCGTTATATGTTAATGTCATTGAGTCTAGTGGCACAAGTCTTCTATCGATGATGGATCAGATTCTCGATTATTCGAAAGCTGAGGCTGGTGCGATCTCTTTGGAGATCAATCCCTATAGTGTCACTGAAACAGTAGATCATGTATTACAATTATTCTCTTCTGAAGCACAGAAAAAAGGAATTCGTTTGTACGCAGAATACAACATCAATGATCATGTGATGCTAATGGGTGATCAGCACAAAGTTCGTCAGATTCTAATTAATCTCGTTGGGAATGCGCTTAAATTCACGGAGAAAGGTGAAGTATGTATCTCTGCTCAAGTATCTGCTGATAAAAAAGGGCTTCTGCATGCAACCTACGAAATACAGGATACGGGCATCGGCATCCCACAGGATTGTCAGGATCTGTTGTTCAAATCCTACTCTCAGATTCATGGTAATTCAGGGAAGTATGGCGGAACGGGATTGGGCCTGTCCATCTGTAAACAGCTTGCTGAATTTATGGGTGGCGTGGTATGGCTTAAAGATTCCAGTGATTTGGGCAGTCAGTTTGTCTTTAATATTTCCAGCATTGCCCCACCGTCCATGCGAATATCCCGATGA
- a CDS encoding stalk domain-containing protein yields MLIKRAGKIAAVTVIALSIIGSTPNIGGAYAAPAISVQLDDVPLKFDAAPRIEKGVTYVPFRTVGEALGIDITWNSKSQTVKATQIVKGQATEVLLQVGSTTATVNGKKVTLPAAPVQWEGRVLIPLSSFSNQFGVQVSWNQATKTVSLVSPQREMHLRAFYALQSFQEKDLIPSMNSVAFGWSRIDREGQFTLQGDEYRLPAASGDITPQSIVADAADQQIQPQLMVYALDGNGELTKVLSNAELRQKSIEGISAAVTEHGFGGVVLDFEGLGFKLDAVEQQKLLNAYVKQLKSSLSQDTSLSLAVPPLNSAYKGYDYKTLASIADDLIIMAYQYNPVGTKSQVPEPNSLVNQAIQLAIEAGVPKSKLLLGISLSSETPSSVDDKLGLAKRYDLKGAAFWRLGLFRSYNTKMEDAVNASVIKE; encoded by the coding sequence ATGCTTATTAAACGTGCAGGAAAAATTGCTGCGGTTACGGTGATTGCTCTCTCTATCATCGGGAGTACCCCAAATATCGGTGGAGCCTATGCTGCCCCAGCCATCTCGGTTCAATTGGATGATGTCCCCCTGAAATTTGATGCAGCTCCTCGTATTGAGAAAGGTGTCACGTACGTTCCGTTTAGAACGGTTGGAGAAGCCCTTGGTATCGATATTACCTGGAATAGCAAATCACAAACTGTAAAAGCGACGCAAATTGTGAAAGGACAAGCAACAGAAGTACTGCTTCAAGTGGGTAGTACTACAGCGACCGTAAACGGGAAGAAAGTTACTCTCCCAGCAGCACCCGTTCAGTGGGAGGGACGCGTGCTCATTCCACTAAGTTCATTCAGTAACCAATTCGGTGTACAAGTAAGCTGGAATCAGGCAACCAAGACGGTCTCCCTCGTATCTCCACAACGCGAGATGCACCTGAGGGCCTTCTATGCATTGCAATCCTTTCAAGAAAAGGATCTTATTCCTTCCATGAATTCTGTAGCATTTGGTTGGAGCCGCATTGATCGCGAAGGTCAGTTTACACTTCAGGGGGATGAGTACCGTCTTCCTGCTGCTTCGGGTGATATTACGCCGCAGTCCATCGTTGCTGACGCGGCAGATCAGCAGATCCAACCGCAGCTTATGGTATATGCCTTGGATGGAAACGGCGAACTGACCAAAGTATTGAGTAACGCTGAGTTGCGGCAAAAATCAATTGAAGGCATAAGTGCTGCTGTCACAGAGCATGGTTTTGGTGGAGTTGTTCTGGATTTTGAAGGACTGGGCTTTAAACTGGATGCAGTAGAACAACAGAAGCTGCTCAATGCTTACGTGAAGCAATTAAAGAGTTCCTTGTCCCAGGATACATCCTTATCACTAGCGGTCCCGCCTCTAAATAGTGCTTATAAGGGTTATGATTACAAGACACTTGCCTCTATTGCGGATGATCTTATTATTATGGCCTATCAGTATAATCCGGTTGGCACCAAATCTCAGGTACCTGAGCCAAATAGTCTTGTAAATCAGGCGATTCAATTAGCTATAGAGGCCGGTGTTCCGAAGAGTAAACTTCTGCTCGGGATCAGTTTAAGCAGTGAAACGCCCTCCTCGGTAGATGACAAGCTCGGTCTTGCCAAACGTTATGACCTCAAAGGAGCCGCGTTCTGGCGTCTGGGTCTGTTCCGTTCCTACAATACAAAAATGGAAGATGCCGTGAACGCTTCAGTAATCAAAGAATAG
- a CDS encoding alpha/beta fold hydrolase: protein MSMILAISVPGMGSSSKASAATARTPIVLVHGLTGSDSNFTAIESYLRSQGWTRDELFAIDLPSKQGNQLLNSAAISRFVDDVLQQTGHTKVNIVAHSMGGANSLYYIINRDGASKVDKLITLGGANRLTTTTAPSGIKVTSIYSTSDTIVSPALSRLNGANNISVSLVSHIGLLFNSRVNALIKTALNE, encoded by the coding sequence ATGAGCATGATTCTCGCCATATCGGTACCTGGGATGGGCTCAAGTTCAAAGGCTTCTGCAGCTACTGCACGTACACCCATTGTATTGGTACACGGACTGACCGGTTCAGATAGCAATTTTACAGCGATTGAGAGTTATTTGCGTAGCCAAGGGTGGACGAGAGATGAACTATTCGCGATTGACCTCCCTAGCAAACAAGGAAACCAATTATTGAACTCCGCAGCCATCAGTCGTTTTGTAGATGATGTACTGCAACAAACAGGTCACACAAAAGTTAACATTGTAGCGCATAGCATGGGCGGAGCAAATAGTCTGTATTACATAATTAATCGTGACGGCGCTTCCAAAGTGGACAAATTAATTACCCTGGGAGGGGCTAATCGATTGACCACTACTACAGCTCCGAGTGGAATAAAGGTGACTTCGATCTATTCCACCAGTGATACGATCGTGTCCCCGGCACTGTCCCGGTTGAACGGGGCGAACAACATTTCTGTTTCCCTTGTATCCCATATCGGTCTGTTGTTCAATTCACGGGTAAACGCCCTGATCAAAACCGCGTTGAACGAGTAG